One stretch of Arachis hypogaea cultivar Tifrunner chromosome 20, arahy.Tifrunner.gnm2.J5K5, whole genome shotgun sequence DNA includes these proteins:
- the LOC112785019 gene encoding SWI/SNF complex component SNF12 homolog — MSNNNNNNPSKGIGAPSSSASFGNSAMPSPGNPGFSQSQAQAQLAAGFQGQFPMSQAHAIAQAQSKAAQAHAAQAAVHAQFQAHLQAQSLALNQGQSVGLGNLGVSSPSVSTPGNMSGKRIPLKPPIRPVGYSPPNTFSPLRPMELTPAARRKKQKVPEKQLQDKVAAILPESALYTQLLEFESRVDAALARKKVDIQEALKNPPCIQKTLRIYVFNTFNNQIRTIPNKPNAEPPTWTLKIVGRILEDGVDPDQPGVVQKSSPLYPKFSAFFKRVTISLDQRLYPDNHIIQWENSRSSAPQEGFEVKRKGDKEFTATIRLEMNYVPEKFKLSPALTEVLGIEVDTRPRIIAAIWHYVKARKLQNPSDPSFFHCDQPLQKVFGEDKMKFTMVSQKISHHLFPPQPVLLEHKIKLSGNCPTGTACYDVTVDVPFPIQRELSVLLANVEKNKEIELCDESICGIIRKIHEHRRRRAFFLGFSQSPVDFINAMIESQSRDLKLAAGEPSRNTEKERRSDFYNQPWVEDAVIRYLNRKPASGSDAPGST, encoded by the exons ATGtcgaacaacaacaataataatcctTCTAAGGGTATTGGGGCTCCGTCCTCGTCGGCTTCCTTCGGAAATTCGGCAATGCCCTCCCCCGGAAACCCTGGTTTCTCACAATCCCAAGCACAAGCACAGCTTGCTGCTGGTTTTCAAGGGCAGTTCCCAATGTCCCAAGCCCACGCCATTGCTCAAGCTCAGTCCAAAGCAGCTCAAGCTCATGCTGCCCAAGCTGCTGTTCATGCTCAATTCCAGGCTCACTTGCAGGCTCAGAGTTTGGCTTTAAATCAAGGCCAGTCTGTTGGTTTGGGGAATTTGGGGGTGTCATCGCCGTCAGTGTCTACACCTGGCAATATGAGTGGAAAAAGGATCCCATTGAAACCCCCTATTCGCCCTGTAGGGTATTCTCCTCCAAACACATTCTCGCCTCTAAGACCGATGGAACTAACGCCTGCTGCTCGAAGGAAGAAGCAGAAGGTCCCTGAGAAGCAACTTCAGGATAAAGTAGCTGCTATCCTGCCAGAGTCTGCTCTGTATACtcagcttcttgagtttgagtcTCGGGTTGATGCTGCGCTTGCTAGGAAGAAGGTTGACATCCAAGAAGCGCTTAAAAATCCGCCTTGTATTCAGAAGACTCTTCGCATATATGTCTTCAACACTTTTAATAATCAAATTCGCACAATTCCCAATAAGCCAAATGCCGAGCCACCTACTTGGACGTTGAAGATAGTTGGGAGGATATTGGAAGATGGCGTAGACCCTGATCAGCCTGGGGTGGTGCAGAAGTCGTCTCCGTTGTATCCAAAGTTCTCAGCTTTCTTCAAGAGAGTAACGATTTCTTTGGATCAGAGACTCTATCCTGATAACCACATTATTCAGTGGGAGAATTCTCGATCTTCTGCTCCTCAGGAAGGTTTTGAAGTAAAGAGGAAAGGGGACAAGGAATTTACGGCGACAATACGGTTGGAAATGAATTATGTCCCCGAGAAATTTAAGCTTTCACCAGCATTGACTGAGGTTCTTGGTATTGAGGTTGATACTCGTCCTAGAATTATTGCTGCAATATGGCATTATGTAAAGGCCAGGAAGTTGCAAAACCCAAGTGACCCTTCTTTCTTTCACTGCGATCAGCCTCTGCAGAAAGTATTTGGTGAAGATAAGATGAAATTTACTATGGTTTcacagaaaatatcacaccattTGTTTCCTCCACAGCCTGTACTTTTAGAGCATAAGATCAAGCTCTCGGGAAATTGTCCAACTGGAACTGCTTGTTATGATGTAACTGTTGATGTTCCATTTCCTATTCAGAGGGAGTTGTCTGTACTATTGGCCAATGTGGAGAAGAACAAAGAGATTGAGCTATGTGATGAATCGATATGTGGAATCATTAGAAAAATCCACGAGCACCGTAGGAGACGAGCATTCTTTCTTGGTTTCAGTCAATCTCCTGTAGATTTTATTAATGCCATGATCGAGTCTCAAAGCAGGGATCTGAAACTTGCAGCTGGAGAACCCAGTCGCAACACTGAAAAAGAGCGTCGATCAGATTTTTACAACCAACCATG GGTCGAAGATGCTGTTATTAGGTATTTGAATCGCAAACCGGCATCAGGGAGCGACGCACCAGGAAGCACGTGA
- the LOC112785018 gene encoding F-box/kelch-repeat protein At3g27150-like, producing the protein MSNRKAFPAWSFIGDICLCRHNPSSEKMRILELSHSSGNGSTSSSDEKSQDADYFDYKIPCLSDELETLILARLPITEHWKLCCLNKQFLSFLKTGEVFRIRREIGLKEPVVFIASDESNWWSFNSRFTSFKKIPVIPSDYSFDCGDKESFAAGTNLFVSGKEIDGTVVWGFEFATNKWFKAPKMINPRCLFASATKGIFAYIAGGLETTTCQEVLSSAEKYNSESRSWDRLPEMKQKRKFCSGCYMDNRFYVLGGRDEYDNDLVSGEFFDEGKNIWILIPGMLKDIPLPSSRSPPLVAVANNELYTLDACSNELKVYVKESNSWKTLGPVPVRADTRGGWGVAFKSLGNELLVIGGATSSSHCAFTIYTCCPDPRIEKLKWTRIVCGSTNLNPFIRNCAVMLA; encoded by the coding sequence ATGTCTAACAGGAAAGCGTTTCCTGCGTGGAGCTTTATCGGCGACATTTGCTTGTGTCGCCATAATCCGTCATCAGAAAAGATGAGGATTCTTGAATTGTCACACTCTAGTGGCAACGGTTCtacttcttcctcagatgaaaaATCTCAGGATGCAGATTATTTTGATTACAAGATTCCATGTCTAAGCGATGAGCTTGAGACCTTGATTCTTGCAAGATTACCGATAACAGAACACTGGAAGTTGTGTTGTCTGAACAAGCAGTTCCTCTCATTCCTAAAAACCGGTGAAGTCTTCAGAATCCGGCGAGAGATCGGGTTGAAGGAACCGGTTGTTTTCATCGCGAGCGATGAAAGCAACTGGTGGTCCTTCAACTCCAGATTTACCTCCTTCAAGAAGATTCCAGTGATTCCATCAGACTACAGTTTTGACTGTGGCGACAAGGAGTCCTTCGCCGCCGGGACTAATCTGTTCGTCTCCGGCAAGGAGATTGACGGCACGGTTGTTTGGGGATTTGAATTTGCAACGAACAAATGGTTCAAGGCGCCTAAAATGATTAATCCGAGGTGCCTTTTCGCCTCGGCGACGAAAGGAATCTTTGCTTATATTGCAGGTGGTTTGGAGACCACAACTTGCCAGGAAGTTCTCAGCTCTGCTGAGAAATACAACTCCGAGAGCCGGTCCTGGGATCGGCTCCCGGAGATGAAACAAAAGAGAAAGTTTTGTTCCGGTTGTTACATGGACAACCGGTTTTATGTTCTTGGAGGGCGGGATGAGTATGATAACGATCTTGTTTCCGGGGAATTCTTTGATGAGGGGAAAAATATCTGGATCTTGATTCCCGGAATGCTTAAAGACATTCCTCTTCCGAGTTCCCGGTCGCCGCCTTTGGTGGCGGTTGCGAACAACGAGCTTTACACGCTGGACGCTTGTTCGAATGAACTGAAGGTGTATGTGAAGGAAAGTAATTCATGGAAAACATTGGGGCCGGTGCCGGTGAGAGCTGATACACGAGGAGGATGGGGTGTGGCGTTTAAGTCTCTGGGGAATGAGCTCCTTGTTATTGGTGGTGCTACTTCTTCTTCGCATTGCGCTTTCACTATTTACACTTGCTGTCCTGATCCAAGAATTGAGAAATTGAAGTGGACAAGAATTGTATGTGGCAGCACAAATCTGAATCCTTTTATTCGCAATTGTGCTGTCATGTTAGCTTGA
- the LOC112782889 gene encoding uncharacterized protein yields the protein MNGVVRAALKRGHALPIFSQQQLRCFSTGTVPPPHNPTNPFLENADTGLAYGRMLGIHKNTLKTDVINFLEGLNLTLEDVKMEYTRSFIPRAMMVQFPSRNAMDEAVRMINRKGRLYKLERVNREEWDIVTPYNGKTILIQGIPRNAQFVDIERILSGCEFDHSSINIFTRLTPESSELNRMATVRFPSRTQAMNAFLTKNGTYCINNRILIQVLQ from the exons ATGAATGGCGTTGTTAGAGCTGCACTGAAGAGAGGTCATGCCCTTCCAATCTTCAGTCAGCAGCAGCTCAGGTGCTTCTCTACTGGAACGGTGCCGCCACCACACAATCCAACAAATCCATTCCTAGAAAATGCGGATACAG GGTTGGCATATGGTAGGATGCTCGGCATTCATAAAAATACACTGAAAACAGATGTCATTAACTTCCTCGAAGGTTTAAATTTGACTCTGGAGGATGTTAAAATGGAATACACCCGGAGTTTTATTCCACGTGCAAT GATGGTGCAATTCCCTTCTCGTAATGCCATGGATGAAGCTGTAAGGATGATTAATAGGAAGGGTCGCTTGTACAAATTGGAAAGG GTCAATCGTGAAGAATGGGATATTGTAACTCCCTATAATGGAAAAACT ATTCTAATTCAAGGAATTCCAAGGAATGCGCAGTTTGTGGATATAGAACGCATACTGTCTGGTTGTGAATTCGATCATTCCTCCATCAATATCTTTACAAG ACTTACACCTGAATCCTCAGAACTCAATAGAATGGCCACAGTACGGTTCCCGTCGAGGACTCAAGCAATGAACGCATTCTTAACGAAGAATGGGACGTACTGTATAAACAATCGCATTTTGATCCAAGTTCTCCAGTAA